The region ccatctcaaaaaaaaaaaaaaagaagtgtcttGTTTAGTTCCATATAGTGGGGGACTTTCCAGAGatgtttctgttattgatttctaatttagttCCACCATGGTCGAAGACTATATCTTGTATGACTTGAaccttttcatatttattgagacttgttttatagcGTAGAATGTGGATTACCTTGGTAAATATACGTTACTAAATATTCTGGGTACactttgaaaagaatgtatattctgctattgttgggtgGAGTGGTTCTGTAAGTGGCAATTATGTCAAGTGGGTTTATTGTGTTGTTCAAATCTGCTGTgtcttcactgattttttttgtctattGTTCTATTAGTTATTGAGTATGAGTATTGGAATCTCTCActataattgtgaatttgtctatttctcattttatttctatcagtTTTGCTTTATGCTTTCAAGCTCTGTTATTAGGTATATTCATGTTTAGGATGATTATATCCTAATATATGAATTGTCACATTATCATACAAAATTATGAAAtagtaataatacaaaaatagtatgaatatgaaatatgaatataaatgaaaatatgaatgtGAAATGTGAACAATGCAAAATATATGAGTGATACAAAAATTATGAATTGCCACATCATCATACAAAATGACCTTTTTTATCCCTgttaatacttcttttttttttaatggagatagATAGtagtcacagtttttttttttgttgttttttttttgagacggagtcttgctttttcgcccaggccggagtgcagtggtgcaatcgcggctcactgcaagctcctcctcctgggttcatgccattctcctgcctcagcctcccgagtagctgggactacaggcgcctgccaccgcccggctaattttttgtatttttagtagagacagggtttcaccgtgttagccaggatggtctcaatctcctgacctcgtgatccgccctcctcggcctcccaaagtgttgggattacaggcgtgagccaccgcgccccgccagtAGTCACAGTTTTAATAATAATGGCAAGTCATGGGAGGCAAGTCAATGTTTATCAGTGAAACAGTAgttaataaattatgatacaaCCAAGTAGCTACTAAAAGCTAAGTTTccaaagaatatttaaaaggattttttaaatgttcacagtACACGGGAGAAAAAAGGGTTAAAGAAAGAACTGCATACATATTCTGATCTCATGGGTGAGGGTGAGAAATATACACCCAAAGAAGCCTGGAAAGACATATCCCAAAATGTTAAAATTGATTATTTCTGGGAGTAGATAACAGGTGATTTTTggctttccttttactttttggtTTCTCTCAGATCTTTTTTTGCATGTATTGCTTTTATACTTGGGGGGAGAACAATAAATGGTATTTTGTCGGGGGGAACCACAGAAGATAGAAAAATCTAGTTATGCTTTTTcattcttcctatttttaaattactaagaATCAAGATGCTTAAATCTAtgcatgaaataaaaaaagaaaatgtctcgGGAGATTCTttagtaacaaaaatatttatcaaatctaaAAGGGTAGAAATACTGCTTTATTGGATAAACTTACTTCCAAATTACTTTCATGTTTTTTAAGAAGTCCTAATGAGCATTCAAGAAGAAAACATATACTGCTTCCACAGGAATAAGGACAAATAAAATGAGGCTGCCACTTGCCACAAATGatatttcctaaaagaaaaaaatgtaatatttaacttttcttctgTTGAGGCAAGGTAAGTGAACTGCATACATCATAAATAAGATTttcttggccaggcgctgtggctcatgcctgtaatcctagcactttgggaggccaaggtgggcggatcacgaggtcaggagatcgagatcatcctggctaacacggtgaaacctcatctctactaaaaaatacaaaaaattagccaggcgtggtggtgggtgcctgtagtcccagctactggggaggctgaggcaagagaatggcgtgaacccgggaggcggagcttgcagtcagccgaaattgcaccactgcactccagcctgggcgacagagcgagactctgtctcaaaaataaataaataaataaattaattaattaataaaataaaaatattttcttgctttacAAGAAGGAAGAACTGAGATCCTGTTTTTTGAATGCAAGTTAAATACAAAATCCACTCTCTGACCAagatgagggggaaaaaatcatTCTTCAACATTTCAGTTCTCATGCAATGAAATCCAAAGGTCTGTGGAATCCACCTTTTCGATTCATGTACTGCCTGTACTTCCTCTTCTGAGAGACATTTATGGCATAGGCATTTACAGAGCAATCCACCTTCTTACCTTTTGTGGAGTCAAAGGAGGCAAATTCCATTAACTtcatcatttctatttcttcctctgttttgCCCTCTAAGTCTTCCTCAGTAATCTGCCATTCTttgctctttgtttctttcttttcctcatctcTTCTTTCATTCGGttgagaaggggaaggagatgTGGATTTATGTCGTCTTGGAGATCGGGAGCGTCTTAGGTGCGGGGATCGCGAGCGGTTCCTTCTCCCATCTCTCTCCGGAGACCTGGACCTTTCTCGGCGCCTGCGTTCTCTCTCACGGGATGTGGACCGGGAACGCCTACCTTCCCTCCGTGGGGAGCGGCTGCGACTGCGACCCATTTGGAGTCCCGCTCCCCGGAAACgactggttttttgttgtttgtttgttttttggagacagggtattgctctgtcactaaggcttgagtgcagtggcagggtcatggctcactgcagcctcaacctcctgggctcaaacgatcctcccagttcagcctcctgagtagctgggactacaggcacgtgccaccacacccggctaagttttttattttttgtagagatcggattttgccatgttgcccaggctggtgtccaacacctcgactcaagcaattcacccacctcggcttctcagagtgctaggattacaggcatgagccaccatgccttggcctcttctgaaatctactttgtctaatattaatatagtctctctggttttcttttgattaatgttaaCATATCTGTTTGTgcctatctatttatttatttgaaatggagtttcgcttttgttgcccaggctggagtgcaatggcgggatctcagcttactgcaacctccgcctccgggttcaagcgattctcctgcctcagcctccagagtagctgggattacaggcatgcgctgccaccctcagctaatttttgtatttttagtagagagggggtttcaccgtgttgtccatgttggtttcgatctcctgacctcgtgctccacccacctcggcttcccaaagtgctgggattacaggcatgagccaccgctcctggccaaaaacacaaactattttatagttgaagaatttgccgggcgcagtggctgacgcctgtaatcccagcattttgggagcccgaggccggtggatcacgaagtcaggagttcaagaccaacctggccaagatggtgaaaccccgtctctactaaaaatacaaaaaattagccgggcgtggtggcacgcgcctgtaaccccagctactccggaggctgaggcagataattgcttaaacctggaggggcggaggttgcagtgccactggactccagcctgggagacagagcgcgactccgtctcaaaaaaaaaaaaaaaaaaaaaagaatttatgtcTGTAGTTGTCTGAGGATTGGTTAGGGGTAGAGTAAGTAGGGAGGAA is a window of Pongo pygmaeus isolate AG05252 chromosome 4, NHGRI_mPonPyg2-v2.0_pri, whole genome shotgun sequence DNA encoding:
- the LOC129036387 gene encoding U4/U6.U5 small nuclear ribonucleoprotein 27 kDa protein-like codes for the protein MGRSRSRSPRREGRRSRSTSRERERRRRERSRSPERDGRRNRSRSPHLRRSRSPRRHKSTSPSPSQPNERRDEEKKETKSKEWQITEEDLEGKTEEEIEMMKLMEFASFDSTKGKKVDCSVNAYAINVSQKRKYRQYMNRKGGFHRPLDFIA